One window from the genome of Nicotiana sylvestris chromosome 9, ASM39365v2, whole genome shotgun sequence encodes:
- the LOC138877917 gene encoding uncharacterized protein, giving the protein MSLSPHLTPVIVEKSIDEQNMRRQNRSDSVKVLESPKDIVGQSEKKKSKRVIMDADQGKRKRVVEDEVNLSVKPKKNKVQKAEKVKIPDKVCKSKLTDVQLRMFRESCFGYFLDLPRVANQAQLIRSLMFRELVQDKCDQFYVKLNDECVLRFGLREFGIVSGLNCCGNEHVEGKFSGPNRLVDTYFSCFEVVSKKSLIDCFEKKKWQSNEEAVKIAIIYFINTFLISTQSQKTFISKRDFHLVESGEYVSFPWGKIAFRALMKLVRDRLRGKSEFYRIGGFPLALQVWFYECCTVVDQKFVVRIGDHTPRILNWEMTDRPTREDFSIGFFNSRGNKFKNISPTIEELRRFTLLVEVTNEYHKYLTSRNMGKLPIDDSDDFVVPPPKQIKEPVPPKNASSVQPVDYDRELQKLKADVKQLHKQLNSFMEYVSDKFKEVFELINSKLGTNEVKYGAHPEEDTSGRQDNNDFVSNIEYDGNEDVEMDVGGSEGKDVPHSQRDISEYHRNNIMLSVADQLGINVMEGPSGVKVDMFVAKVTFTPDVAHAGGIGEIADAAAGETEEESEKQKVPESRTGVVCATASVDAAARETEEESEKQKVPESRTGTVCATASVDEAAGEMVLYNPKLLPEVSPQMEKRKRCPTNVVQSPFMCLIQVPVLVLLQRKEKKQIYAIKHLFQSKIGTGVNSSLLNVFVAWVKEGKSRKKNEIYQKHVSELNPAYNLGVFHVEDKNWFYTLAYNGQPLDDSHIDVLFYYLRKKGKYDKDLPVTFTTTDWYFDEKLNELWQVFIDTDGDKQWHWIMAVMSFKDRCIYVYDSMRGEAARQAKVHKTMANDCGVFVASFAEYFIEGKTPPKKFNAYAHRRRFGALLWDYARKKMELNAQSDDEIIGRQNKSWKQKK; this is encoded by the exons ATGAGTTTATCTCCTCATTTAACCCCGGttatagttgagaaatcaattgatgAACAAAATATGCGAAGACAAAATCGTTCCGACAGTGTTAAAGTGTTAGAATCTCCAAAGGATATTGTTGGACAATCTGAGAAAAAGAAGAGCAAGAGGGTTATAATGGATGCTGATCAAGGTAAGAGAAAGCGTGTCGTGGAGGACGAAGTGAATTTGAGtgtcaaaccaaaaaaaaataaggTTCAGAAGGCAGAAAAAGTTAAAATTCCTGACAAAGTTTGTAAG TCAAAGTTGACTGATGTCCAGCTTCGAATGTTTAGGGAAAGTTGTTTTGGCTATTTCCTTGATTTACCTCGAGTTGCTAATCAGGCACAACTTATTCGTTCTTTAATGTTTAGAGAGTTGGTTCAAGATAAGTGTGATCAATTTTATGTGAAATTAAATGACGAATGTGTTTTACGTTTTGGTCTTCGAGAATTTGGTATTGTAAGTGGTTTAAATTGTTGTGGTAATGAACATGTTGAGGGTAAATTCAGTGGACCTAATAGGTTGGTGGATacttatttttcttgttttgaaGTGGTGTCAAAGAAGTCACTTATTGATTGTTTTGAGAAGAAGAAATGGCAGTCTAATGAAGAAGCAGTTAAGATTGCAATCATTTATTTCATAAACACATTTCTAATATCCACTCAGTCTCAGAAGACATTTATAAGTAAACGTGATTTCCATCTTGTCGAGAGTGGTGAGTATGTGTCGTTTCCATGGGGTAAGATTGCGTTTCGAGCTTTAATGAAGTTGGTGAGGGACAGGTTGAGGGGAAAGTCTGAGTTTTATAGGATTGGTGGATTTCCTCTTGCACTACAGGTGTGGTTCTATGAATGTTGCACTGTAGTTGATCAAAAGTTTGTTGTTCGCATTGGAGATCATACACCACGCATATTAAATTGGGAAATGACAGACAGGCCAACGCGTGAGGACTTCTCTATTGGTTTCTTCAACAGTAGAGGGAATAAG TTTAAAAATATTTCTCCGACAATTGAAGAACTAAGGAGATTTACTTTGCTTGTTGAAGTTACCAATGAGTATCATAAATATTTGACATCACGTAACATGGGAAAACTTCCTATTGATGATAGCGATGATTTTGTCGTGCCACCCCCGAAACAGATTAAGGAGCCTGTTCCACCAAAAAACGCGTCAAGTGTCCAACCTGTTGATTATGACCGTGAGTTGCAGAAGTTGAAAGCTGATGTGAAGCAA CTTCATAAGCAGTTAAATTCCTTCATGGAATATGTTTCTGATAAATTCAAGGAGGTCTTTGAGTTGATAAATTCCAAG CTTGGAACAAATGAAGTAAAATATGGTGCACATCCAGAGGAAGACACCAGTGGTCGTCAAGACAATAATGATTTTGTGAGCAATATAGAGTATGATGGCAATGAAGATGTTGAAATGGATG tcgGTGGAAGTGAAGGCAAAGATGTTCCACATTCTCAAAGAGATATTAGTGAGTATCATCGTAATAATATTATGCTTAGTGTAGCAGATCAGTTAGGTATCAATGTTATGGAAGGACCATCTGGTGTGAAAGTTGACATGTTTGTTGCTAAAGTAACTTTCACACCAGATGTAGCACATGCTGGCGGTATTGGTGAGATTGCAGATGCGGCGGCAGGGGAGACAGAGGAAGAATCTGAGAAACAAAAGGTTCCTGAATCCCGGACCGGTGTTGTTTGTGCTACTGCAAGTGTTGATGCGGCGGCAAGGGAGACGGAGGAAGAATCTGAGAAACAAAAAGTTCCTGAATCTCGGACTGGTACTGTTTGTGCGACTGCAAGTGTTGATGAGGCGGCAGGGGAGATGGTTCTGTACAATCCTAAATTACTTCCTGAAGTATCGCCGCAAATGGAAAAAAGAAAGAGATGTCCTACAAACGTCGTGCAGTCTCCGTTCATGTGTTTGATTCAGGTTCCAGTACTAGTATTGTTGCAGCGAAAGGAAAAAAAGCAAATTTATGCTATTAAGCATCTTTTTCAAAGCAAAATCGGAACTGGCGTTAACAGCTCTTTGTTGAATGTATTTGTTGCGTGGGTCAAAGAAGGGAAGTCCAGAAAAAA GAATGAAATTTACCAGAAGCATGTTAGTGAACTCAATCCTGCTTATAATCTTGGTGTATTTCATGTTGAAGACAAAAATTGGTTTTACACTTTGGCATATAATGGTCAGCCCTTGGATGACTCG CACATTGATGTTTTGTTCTATTATCTGAGGAAGAAGGGGAAGTATGACAAAGACCTACCTGTAACATTCACCACCACAGATTGGTACTTCGACGAGAAACTTAATGAGTTGTGGCAGGTGTTTATTGATACAGATGGAGATA AACAATGGCATTGGATAATGGCTGTGATGTCCTTCAAGGATAGGTGCATTTATGTGTATGACTCTATGCGCGGTGAAGCTGCTCGTCAAGCCAAAGTTCATAAGACCATGGCCAA TGATTGCGGTGTATTTGTGGCATCATTTGCTGAGTATTTCATTGAGGGCAAGACGCCTCCTAAAAAATTCAATGCCTATGCACACCGGCGCAGATTTGGTGCTCTCTTGTGGGATTATGCTAGAAAGAAGATGGAACTGAACGCGCAAAGTGATGATGAGATTATTGGTCGACAGAATAAGTCGTGGAAGCAGAAGAAGTAG